The following coding sequences are from one Haemophilus haemolyticus window:
- the lpxA gene encoding acyl-ACP--UDP-N-acetylglucosamine O-acyltransferase, giving the protein MIHPNAKIHPTALVEEGAVIGESVIIGPFCIVEGSVEIKARTVLKSHVVVRGDTVIGEDNEIYQFASIGEVNQDLKYKGEATKTIIGNGNRIREHVTIHRGTIQGGGVTAIGNNNLLMVNVHVAHDCQIKNNCILANNATLAGHVELDDFVIVGGMSAIHQFVIVGAHVMLGGGSMVSQDVPPYVMAQGNHARPFGVNLEGLKRRGFDKPTMHAIRNVYKMIYRSGKTLEEVLPEIEQIAETDSAISFFVEFFKRSTRGIIR; this is encoded by the coding sequence ATGATCCACCCAAATGCAAAAATCCATCCTACAGCCTTAGTCGAAGAAGGCGCAGTTATTGGTGAAAGTGTTATTATCGGGCCTTTCTGTATTGTTGAAGGCTCCGTTGAAATTAAAGCTCGCACTGTATTGAAATCTCACGTTGTGGTACGTGGCGATACCGTGATTGGCGAAGATAATGAAATCTATCAATTCGCTAGCATTGGTGAAGTGAACCAAGATTTAAAATACAAAGGCGAAGCTACAAAAACCATTATTGGTAATGGCAATCGAATCCGTGAACATGTGACAATCCATCGTGGTACCATCCAAGGCGGTGGCGTAACCGCTATTGGCAATAACAATTTATTAATGGTTAATGTTCACGTTGCGCACGATTGCCAAATTAAAAACAACTGTATTTTAGCAAACAATGCAACGCTTGCAGGTCACGTAGAATTAGATGATTTCGTGATTGTTGGTGGCATGTCAGCAATTCACCAATTTGTAATCGTTGGTGCACACGTCATGTTAGGCGGCGGTTCTATGGTAAGCCAAGATGTACCTCCTTACGTTATGGCGCAAGGCAACCACGCCCGTCCATTCGGTGTGAACTTAGAAGGTTTAAAACGTCGTGGTTTTGATAAACCAACCATGCACGCAATCCGTAACGTTTATAAAATGATCTATCGTAGCGGTAAAACGCTTGAAGAAGTATTACCAGAAATTGAGCAAATTGCGGAAACCGATTCAGCGATTAGTTTCTTTGTTGAATTTTTCAAACGTTCAACTCGCGGTATTATTCGTTAA
- the fabZ gene encoding 3-hydroxyacyl-ACP dehydratase FabZ has translation MTLLPHRYPFLLVDRVLDFKEGEWLKAIKNISVNEPCFTGHFPGEPILPGVLILEALAQAMGILAFKTHELKGGELFYFAGIDEARFKRPVLPGDQMELNVQVIKERRGITAFTGVATVNGEIACEAKLMCARR, from the coding sequence ATGACTTTATTGCCACATCGCTACCCATTTTTGTTAGTGGATCGCGTATTGGATTTTAAAGAGGGCGAATGGTTAAAAGCAATTAAAAATATTAGCGTCAATGAACCTTGTTTCACAGGTCACTTCCCCGGCGAACCTATTTTACCGGGCGTTTTAATTTTAGAAGCTTTGGCACAAGCAATGGGCATTTTAGCCTTTAAAACTCACGAATTAAAAGGCGGCGAACTGTTCTACTTTGCAGGTATTGATGAAGCGCGCTTTAAACGCCCAGTATTACCTGGTGATCAAATGGAATTAAACGTTCAAGTGATTAAAGAACGCCGTGGTATTACTGCATTTACTGGCGTTGCCACCGTAAATGGCGAAATCGCTTGTGAAGCAAAACTAATGTGCGCTCGTCGTTAA
- a CDS encoding catalase: MSSQCPFSHLSSTNLTMGNGAPVADNQNSLTAGPRGPLLSQDLWLNEKLADFVREVIPERRMHAKGSGAFGTFTVTHDITKYTRAKIFSEVGKKTEMFARFTTVAGERGAADAERDIRGFALKFYTEEGNWDLVGNNTPVFFLRDPRKFPDLNKAVKRDPRTNMRSATNNWDFWTLLPEALHQVTVVMSDRGIPASYRHMHGYGSHTYSFWNEAGERFWVKFHFHTQQGIKNLTDAEAAEVIANDRESHQRDLYEAIERGDFPKWTLFVQIMPEADAEKVPYHPFDLTKVWPKKDYPLIEVGEFELNRNPENFFADVEQSAFAPSNLVPGIGASPDRMLQARLFNYADAQRYRLGVNYRQIPVNRPRCPVHSNQRDGQGRVDGNYGSLPHYEPNSFSQWQQQPDFAEPPLRINGDAAHWDFRNDDNDYFSQPRALFNLMNPEQKQALFNNTAAAMGDAPEFIKYRHIRNCHWCDPAYGEGVAKALGLTVENALKARETDPALGQGGLL; the protein is encoded by the coding sequence ATGAGTTCTCAATGCCCTTTTTCGCATTTATCTTCTACTAACCTAACTATGGGAAATGGCGCCCCTGTGGCGGACAACCAAAATAGCTTAACTGCAGGTCCGCGTGGTCCATTACTTTCACAAGATTTATGGCTTAACGAAAAATTAGCTGATTTCGTACGCGAAGTTATTCCAGAGCGTCGTATGCACGCAAAAGGTTCTGGTGCATTTGGTACCTTTACTGTCACACATGATATTACTAAATATACTCGTGCAAAAATTTTCAGTGAAGTGGGCAAAAAAACAGAAATGTTCGCACGCTTTACCACTGTTGCCGGTGAACGTGGTGCAGCTGATGCTGAACGTGATATTCGTGGTTTCGCATTAAAATTCTATACCGAAGAAGGTAACTGGGACTTGGTGGGTAACAACACTCCGGTATTCTTCTTACGTGATCCACGTAAATTCCCAGATTTAAACAAAGCGGTAAAACGTGATCCACGTACTAATATGCGTTCAGCAACGAACAACTGGGATTTCTGGACATTATTACCAGAAGCATTACACCAAGTAACCGTTGTAATGAGTGATCGTGGTATTCCTGCAAGCTATCGTCATATGCATGGTTATGGTTCACATACTTACAGTTTCTGGAATGAAGCTGGTGAACGTTTCTGGGTAAAATTCCATTTCCATACTCAACAAGGTATTAAAAACCTAACTGATGCAGAAGCAGCTGAAGTGATCGCAAATGATCGTGAAAGCCATCAACGCGATTTATATGAAGCAATCGAACGTGGCGACTTCCCGAAATGGACGCTATTCGTACAAATTATGCCTGAAGCAGATGCGGAAAAAGTGCCTTATCATCCATTCGACTTAACCAAAGTGTGGCCGAAAAAAGATTATCCATTGATTGAAGTGGGTGAATTTGAGTTAAACCGTAACCCAGAAAACTTCTTCGCTGATGTAGAACAATCTGCATTTGCACCAAGTAACTTGGTGCCGGGTATCGGTGCAAGTCCTGACAGAATGTTACAAGCTCGTTTATTCAACTATGCGGATGCACAACGTTACCGTTTAGGTGTGAACTACCGTCAAATTCCAGTAAACCGTCCACGTTGCCCAGTTCATAGCAACCAACGTGATGGTCAAGGTCGTGTAGATGGTAACTACGGAAGCTTACCGCACTATGAACCAAACAGCTTCAGCCAATGGCAACAACAACCAGACTTTGCTGAACCACCGCTTCGCATTAATGGTGATGCTGCACACTGGGATTTCCGTAATGATGATAATGATTACTTCAGCCAACCACGTGCATTATTTAACTTAATGAACCCAGAGCAAAAACAAGCATTGTTCAACAATACTGCGGCTGCAATGGGCGATGCACCGGAATTCATCAAATACCGTCATATCCGTAACTGTCACTGGTGTGATCCTGCATATGGTGAAGGCGTTGCAAAAGCATTGGGCTTAACAGTTGAAAATGCATTAAAAGCACGTGAAACTGACCCAGCATTAGGTCAAGGTGGATTGTTATAA
- a CDS encoding phosphoethanolamine transferase: MNTKKTSQILPALFAVICAALAGYFILIGSGMFTEPSVVLILLATTTILLLSSSKKSFYFILLPLALLHAFYTPTGLNFGPPSYQYIASLFATDMLETKEFLLQIPVSSYLIAFAIPIFIFLQYKSAVKSGIKFYRNKTFIALATLLFTYNMPLAEPIKETVSSTLKIVDEVQKLKQMSQSDNWGKSTLENSRYDDYVIVLGESARKDYHHAYGYPIENTPFMSSTKGTLIDGFRSAGTNTVASLRLMLTLPNKEKWEPNYSLSLVDLIKSAGVKTYWLSNQGMLGEFDTPVSSLASKSDVTFFLKKGGSFNSTNFSDFDLLPKFTQVLEDPVQGKRFIVLHIYGSHPMACDRVEDYPKIFDDNDLNPRYGYLNCYVSSIKKTDEFLKRVYEQLEENAKKNHRTFSMIYFSDHGLCHQQDEKNNILLFNQNCFSREHHNIPLFKISSDDTERKEYKVFKSGLNFLEGIANWIGIKNPQLTQTEDLFSNESDKNDFGLQKRIDEKYRKDDDPAIDIRPKH; this comes from the coding sequence ATGAACACGAAAAAAACAAGCCAAATTTTGCCCGCACTTTTTGCGGTGATTTGTGCCGCATTAGCAGGTTATTTTATTTTAATCGGTTCAGGAATGTTTACAGAACCAAGTGTGGTTCTCATTCTACTGGCGACAACAACTATTCTCTTATTAAGCAGCAGTAAAAAATCCTTCTATTTTATTTTACTACCTCTTGCGTTACTGCATGCTTTTTATACGCCTACAGGGTTAAATTTTGGCCCTCCAAGCTACCAATATATCGCCTCGCTTTTCGCGACTGATATGTTGGAAACGAAGGAATTTCTATTGCAAATCCCAGTGAGTAGTTACTTAATTGCTTTCGCCATACCTATTTTTATTTTTCTTCAATACAAAAGTGCGGTGAAATCTGGCATAAAATTTTATCGTAATAAAACATTTATTGCCTTGGCGACATTGCTCTTTACCTACAACATGCCACTTGCTGAACCGATCAAAGAAACCGTAAGTTCCACATTAAAAATTGTAGATGAAGTGCAAAAACTAAAACAAATGTCCCAATCTGATAACTGGGGAAAATCAACATTAGAAAATTCACGCTATGATGATTATGTGATTGTTCTTGGTGAAAGTGCGCGTAAAGATTACCACCATGCCTATGGTTATCCGATTGAAAATACGCCGTTTATGTCTAGCACTAAAGGTACATTGATTGATGGTTTTCGTTCAGCGGGAACCAATACTGTCGCCTCACTTCGACTCATGTTAACCCTTCCTAACAAAGAAAAATGGGAACCCAATTATAGTTTGAGTTTAGTGGATCTCATCAAATCTGCAGGCGTGAAAACTTATTGGCTTTCTAATCAAGGTATGCTCGGCGAATTCGATACGCCCGTTTCATCGCTCGCTTCAAAATCTGATGTAACCTTTTTCTTGAAAAAAGGCGGAAGCTTTAATTCTACTAACTTTAGCGATTTTGATTTATTACCAAAATTCACCCAAGTACTAGAAGATCCTGTTCAAGGAAAACGTTTCATCGTGTTACATATTTATGGCTCACATCCAATGGCTTGCGACCGTGTCGAAGATTATCCAAAAATCTTTGATGATAACGATCTTAATCCGAGATATGGTTATTTAAATTGCTATGTGTCGTCTATTAAGAAAACTGATGAATTTTTAAAACGTGTATATGAACAGCTTGAAGAAAACGCTAAGAAAAATCACCGCACTTTCTCAATGATTTATTTCTCAGATCACGGTTTGTGCCACCAACAAGATGAAAAAAACAATATACTTTTGTTTAATCAAAACTGTTTCAGTCGAGAACACCATAATATTCCGTTATTCAAAATTTCGTCGGATGACACCGAACGCAAAGAATATAAGGTGTTTAAATCAGGTTTGAACTTCTTAGAAGGAATCGCAAATTGGATCGGAATTAAAAATCCGCAATTAACGCAAACAGAAGATTTATTTTCTAACGAGTCGGATAAAAATGACTTTGGATTGCAAAAACGAATTGATGAAAAATATCGTAAAGATGACGATCCAGCCATTGATATTCGTCCTAAACACTAG
- the pyrH gene encoding UMP kinase: protein MSQPIYKRILLKLSGEALQGEDGFGIDPAILDRMAVEIKELVEMGVEVGVVLGGGNLFRGAKLAKAGMNRVVGDHMGMLATVMNGLAMRDSLFRADVNAKLMSAFQLNGICDTYNWSEAIKMLREKRVVIFSAGTGSPFFTTDSAACLRGIEIEADVVLKATKVDGVYDCDPAKNPDAKLYKNLTYAEVIDKELQVMDLAAFTLARDHGMPIRVFNMGKPGALRQVVTGTEEGTTIC from the coding sequence ATGAGCCAACCAATTTATAAACGTATTTTATTGAAATTAAGCGGTGAAGCATTACAAGGAGAAGATGGTTTTGGTATCGATCCTGCGATTCTCGATCGTATGGCTGTTGAAATTAAAGAATTAGTGGAGATGGGCGTGGAAGTCGGTGTCGTTCTTGGGGGTGGCAACTTATTCCGTGGCGCAAAACTAGCAAAAGCGGGAATGAATCGCGTGGTGGGCGACCATATGGGAATGCTTGCTACGGTGATGAATGGTTTGGCAATGCGTGATTCTTTATTCCGTGCTGATGTGAATGCAAAATTAATGTCCGCTTTCCAATTAAATGGTATTTGTGATACTTATAACTGGTCTGAAGCAATCAAAATGTTACGCGAAAAACGCGTAGTTATTTTCTCTGCGGGAACAGGAAGTCCATTCTTTACCACTGATTCTGCCGCTTGTTTGCGTGGTATTGAAATTGAAGCTGATGTTGTATTGAAAGCGACTAAAGTTGATGGCGTATATGATTGTGATCCGGCGAAAAATCCTGATGCAAAACTTTATAAAAATTTAACTTATGCAGAAGTAATCGATAAAGAATTACAAGTGATGGACTTAGCGGCGTTTACTTTAGCTCGCGATCATGGCATGCCGATCCGAGTGTTCAATATGGGTAAACCTGGTGCATTACGTCAAGTAGTGACTGGTACCGAAGAAGGAACCACTATTTGTTAG